One region of Diabrotica undecimpunctata isolate CICGRU chromosome 6, icDiaUnde3, whole genome shotgun sequence genomic DNA includes:
- the LOC140444516 gene encoding uncharacterized protein, with product MSTKRRNPNRKLGPLRLGVGAMGQSLIISKKTLLTKNSNTEPRNMDGNLRRRHLAKKRTLKIGTWNTQGMTHKTMEILTEMMKQKMDIIVLSESKKKGQVNEPIKDYIHIWSGVEKHVQAKSGVSILIKTSLNKYLKDYAYISERILTITVTLYGIEIIVVVVYAPIDDSNQQLKNSIYEEFSNICNKIKTNQETILLGDLNARVGSQIDDDVVGQQREIIKKV from the coding sequence atgTCGACTAAGCGAAGAAACCCAAACAGAAAACTTGGTCCTCTAAGATTGGGGGTTGGAGCGATGGGCCAGTCCCTCATCATCTCGAAAAAAACTCTTTTGACTAAAAATTCTAATACCGAGCCTCGGAATATGGATGGAAACTTACGACGACGACACCTGGCAAAGAAAAGGACTTTGAAAATTGGTACTTGGAACACTCAAGGCATGACTCACAAGACAATGGAAATTTTAACTGAAATGATGAAGCAAAAAATGGACATCATAGTGCTCTCTGAGTCCAAAAAGAAAGGCCAAGTAAATGAACCCATTAAAGACTACATTCATATATGGTCAGGAGTAGAGAAACACGTACAAGCTAAATCAGGGgtctcaattcttataaaaacatcgttgaacaaatatttaaaagactATGCGTACATCTCTGAAAGAATTCTGACAATAACTGTCACATTGTACGGCATCGAAATAATAGTTGTTGTAGTCTATGCGCCAATAGACGATTCAAATCAACAACTTAAAAATTCCATTTATGAAGAGTTTTCAaacatttgtaataaaataaaaactaatcaAGAAACAATACTGTTAGGAGACCTAAATGCCAGAGTAGGTTCTCAAATAGACGATGACGTGGTGGGACAGCAAAGAGAAATAATTAAAAAGGTTTAG